A DNA window from Hevea brasiliensis isolate MT/VB/25A 57/8 chromosome 2, ASM3005281v1, whole genome shotgun sequence contains the following coding sequences:
- the LOC110669235 gene encoding histone-lysine N-methyltransferase ATXR7 isoform X4, with translation MVSSAALVPEFDNSFFSRKRLKVSDFEHQELDLHMATSIQSNTMECLSHGCSMDENACSNSVLETSCQLNGNSGDIPESSDAGGTGSSFQEKNYSGYVHPTFVSGWMYINENGQMCGPYIQQQLSEGLSTGFLPEDLPVYPIVNRTLLNPVPLKYFKQFPDHIATGFAYLGMCISGASVPANCFASFNMSSAIHGQKGIVLHASQVSSCPDAQLVSCSQVHHNTYCSNQPFSNSKAVNLDTPYLDTPFSLPSREDSCWMFEDDKGRKHGPHSLQELYSWHQYGYLGDSLMIYHNENKFRPLPLLSVINAWRMDKPESVFVSDVKTDSGSLLSFISEISEEVSCQLHSGIMKAARRVALDGIISNVISEFSTMRKAHRNPRLNYQDAKTCSTDEKMSEVPGERRNVVANECQAATCDLFSDKAYVDQIPVQFHRSTKSVGSIDNVWRSYAVVCRILFDYCMEVMWNAVFYDAVREYSTFWRKRKHWFAHQNIRIPATVTDYVKETEKLPSELLLFVQESFDCDVECPPDFDLVMVEKDSQSQSPCISSFVPFGEKSSKLNSLSDSGCAYDGIKCILEYVENELHVSTKVSLVEYVELLVKEEVRKVVKFSEDDKLNKETFESSFHCYQTTENSSSELHDELRIDSNKVTLETSSDSVQAGKPFDFCASAFEKSRAYVNDTMDDQNINEPPPPGFEDNIRTLVPSSTCKFQLSRSDESIPKIREYVAMAVCRQKLHDDVLKGWISFFIDDILGQYVGLHHTSKGPLEPDSNVEGTYITNKEHDSTTIASLEKVKEGSRKFNSSDSTEMPLVTGKYTYHRKKKLAWKKLGSSSQSLTQVDAGLQHQPVEKSRKHQIVREVAENVAVEPVVATLKKEITKGQTELSVNARPLKTNVKSSSPSNQSLAKNATHQKVIKIKRTVPRPKHAVKRTGKSVSNSSEDLNNVKKVIDSNSHDAGIEKAVVHNYSENNLIATKVSKLKRKHSVGGGSVSHPAKIVKVANTASKQVATRQVTMRKAKSCKSRTSNYCPRSDGCARTSINGWEWHKWSINARPIERARVRGIDCVHANYSGSEAYTYQLSNGKVLSARTNRVKMRSLLAAVEGADLLKATQLKARKKHLRFQRSKIHDWGLVALEPIEAEDFVIEYVGELIRPRISDIRERLYEKMGIGSSYLFRLDDGYVVDATKRGGIARFINHSCEPNCYTKVITVEGQKKIFIYAKRFIAAGEEVTYNYKFPLEEKKIPCNCGSRKCRGSLN, from the exons ATGGTTTCTTCGGCAGCACTTGTTCCAGAATTTGATAATTCTTTCTTCTCTAGGAAGAGGTTGAAAGTTTCAGATTTTGAACATCAAGAACTAGATTTGCACATGGCTACATCAATCCAGTCGAACACCATGGAATGCTTATCTCATGG CTGCAGTATGGATGAAAATGCTTGTTCTAATTCTGTGTTGGAGACGAGTTGCCAGTTGAATGGCAATAGTGGTGATATTCCAGAGTCTAGCGATGCTGGGGGGACGGGGTCATCCTTCCAGGAAAAGAATTATTCTGGCTATGTGCATCCTACTTTTGTGAGTGGATGGATGTATATCAATGAAAATGGACAGATGTGTGGTCCTTATATTCAGCAACAGCTATCTGAGGGTTTATCCACTGGTTTCCTGCCTGAGGATCTTCCTGTTTATCCCATTGTAAATAGGACATTACTGAATCCTGTACCTTTGAAGTACTTCAAGCAGTTCCCTGACCACATTGCCACTGGTTTTGCATATCTGGGCATGTGTATCTCTGGAGCATCCGTGCCTGCAAATTGTTTTGCCTCTTTCAATATGAGTTCAGCTATACATGGGCAAAAAGGCATTGTTCTGCATGCTTCTCAAGTTTCTTCTTGTCCAGATGCACAGTTGGTTTCCTGTTCACAAGTGCATCACAATACTTATTGCTCAAATCAGCCATTTTCAAATTCCAAGGCAGTGAACCTTGATACGCCATACCTTGATACACCATTCTCTCTACCG TCACGGGAAGATTCTTGTTGGATGTTTGAGGATGATAAAGGGAGGAAACATGGACCACATTCTCTTCAGGAACTTTATTCCTGGCATCAGTATGGATATCTCGGGGATTCATTAATG ATATATCATAATGAAAATAAGTTTAGACCCTTGCCATTGCTATCTGTTATCAATGCTTGGAGAATGGATAAACCTGAATCTGTCTTTGTGTCTGATGTCAAAACCGATAGTGGCTCACTACTCAGCTTCATTTCTGAAATTTCTGAAGAAGTTTCTTGTCAACTGCATTCTGGAATCATGAAAGCAGCTCGTAGAGTTGCGTTAGATGGGATAATCAGCAATGTCATCTCTGAGTTTTCTACTATGAGGAAAGCTCATAGAAATCCTAGGCTCAATTACCAAGATGCCAAAACTTGTTCTACAGATGAAAAAATG TCTGAAGTTCCTGGTGAGAGAAGGAATGTTGTTGCTAATGAGTGCCAAGCTGCAACCTGCGACCTTTTCTCTGATAAGGCATATGTTGATCAGATACCTGTGCAGTTTCACAGAAGCACAAAATCTGTTGGAAGCATTGATAATGTCTGGAGGTCTTATGCAGTTGTTTGTAGAATTCTTTTTGATTATTGCATGGAAGTCATGTGGAATGCTGTCTTTTATGATGCCGTAAGAGAATATTCTACTTTCTGGCGGAAAAGAAAACATTGGTTTGCTCATCAAAATATTAGAATCCCTGCTACTGTCACGGATTATGTCAAGGAGACTGAAAAATTACCCAGTGAGCTT TTGCTATTTGTGCAGGAATCCTTTGATTGCGATGTTGAATGTCCTCCTGATTTTGATCTTGTGATGGTTGAAAAAGATAGTCAATCACAATCACCTTGCATTTCTTCATTTGTGCCTTTTGGGGAGAAGTCATCAAAACTGAACAGCCTATCAGACAGTGGTTGTGCATATGATGGCATAAAATGCATCTTAGAATATGTAGAAAATGAACTACATGTGTCCACAAAGGTGTCTTTGGTCGAGTATGTTGAACTTCTTGTCAAAGAGGAAGTGCGAAAGGTAGTTAAGTTCTCAGAGGATGACaaattgaataag GAGACCTTTGAATCTTCCTTTCACTGTTACCAGACAactgaaaatagttcttcagagtTGCATGATGAACTGAGGATTGACTCCAATAAAGTGACTCTTGAGACATCCAGTGATTCTGTGCAAGCTGGAAAACCCTTTGATTTCTGTGCCAGTGCCTTCGAAAAATCACGGGCATACGTTAATGATACAATGGATGACCAGAATATTAATGAACCTCCACCACCTGGATTTGAAGATAATATTAGAACTCTTGTCCCATCATCTACATGTAAATTCCAACTTTCAAGATCAGATGAGTCTATTCCTAAGATCAGAGAGTATGTTGCCATGGCAGTGTGCAGGCAGAAGTTGCATGATGATGTATTGAAGGGGTGGATATCAtttttcattgatgacatccttggTCAATATGTTGGACTGCATCATACTTCAAAAGGACCCTTGGAACCTGACTCTAATGTG GAAGGGACATATATTACAAATAAGGAACATGATAGCACCACTATTGCTTCACTAGAAAAAGTTAAGGAAGGATCAAGGAAATTTAATAGTTCAGACTCTACAGAAATGCCTTTGGTTACTGGTAAATACACGTACCATCGCAAGAAAAAGTTGGCATGGAAGAAGTTGGGGTCATCTTCTCAGTCTTTGACTCAAGTTGACGCAGGGTTACAACATCAGCCTGTGGAGAAGTCAAGAAAGCATCAAATTGTCAGAGAGGTTGCTGAGAATGTAGCAGTGGAACCTGTTGTTGCAACTCTGAAGAAGGAAATAACCAAGGGCCAGACTGAATTATCTGTTAACGCTAGGCCTTTAAAAACCAATGTTAAAAGCAGTTCTCCAAGCAATCAATCATTGGCCAAAAATGCTACTCATCAAAAAGTAATAAAGATTAAGCGCACAGTTCCGAGACCTA AACATGCTGTAAAACGTACGGGGAAGAGTGTTTCAAATTCGAGTGAGGACCTTAATAATGTTAAGAAGGTTATTGATAGCAACAGCCATGATGCTGGAATTGAGAAAGCAGTGGTTCATAACTATTCTGAAAATAATCTAATTG CAACTAAGGTATCAAAACTGAAAAGGAAGCATTCAGTGGGTGGTGGGTCAGTGTCACATCCTGCAAAGATTGTGAAAGTGGCCAATACTGCTTCTAAGCAAGTAGCAACCAGACAGGTTACAATGCGGAAGGCAAAGTCCTGTAAATCAAGGACGTCAAATTACTGCCCTAGGTCTGATGGATGTGCGCGGACTTCAATTAATGGCTGGGAATGGCACAAATGGTCTATTAATGCAAGGCCTATTGAAAGAGCTCGTGTTAGGGGAATTGATTGTGTTCATGCCAACTATTCAGGTTCTGAGGCATATACTTATCAGTTGTCGAACGGTAAGGTTCTTTCTGCTAGAACAAACAGAGTGAAGATGCGCAGTCTTCTTGCTGCAGTTGAAGGTGCCGACCTTTTAAAAGCTACACAATTGAag GCAAGGAAAAAGCATCTGCGTTTCCAACGAAGCAAAATTCATGACTGGGGTCTTGTTGCACTGGAGCCAATTGAGGCCGAGGACTTTGTAATTGAATATGTTGGTGAACTAATTCGTCCTCGA ATATCTGACATACGCGAGCGTCTTTATGAGAAAATGGGAATTGGCAGCAGTTATCTTTTCAGACTTGATGATGGTTATGTG GTTGATGCTACAAAACGTGGGGGAATTGCAAGATTCATAAACCATTCTTGTGAG CCCAACTGCTACACCAAGGTCATAACTGTTGAAGGTcagaaaaaaattttcatttatgcgAAACGATTTATCGCTGCTGGGGAAGAGGTCACTTATAATTACAAATTTCCTTTGGAGGAGAAAAAGATACCATGCAACTGTGGTTCTAGGAA GTGTCGTGGATCATTGAATTAG